A single Penaeus chinensis breed Huanghai No. 1 chromosome 7, ASM1920278v2, whole genome shotgun sequence DNA region contains:
- the LOC125027338 gene encoding extracellular protease inhibitor 10-like: MARFSLALGLLVVALVASAEARSPIPPGFRPGSNCGVVACPAIYAPVCGSDGKTYPSECNLGAARCRNPRLRLVSQGECPSSQSNCPTACPFNYDPVCGSNGRTYPNECALEGDKCSVRGLTLSHRGEC, encoded by the exons ATGGCCagattctctctcgccctcgggCTGCTCGTGGTGGCACTGGTGGCGTCTGCTGAGGCCAGGAGCCCCATCCCCCCAG GATTCAGGCCGGGCTCTAACTGTGGCGTCGTCGCTTGTCCCGCCATCTACGCCCCTGTTTGCGGCAGCGACGGGAAGACGTACCCCAGTGAGTGCAATCTGGGGGCGGCCAGGTGCAGGAACCCGCGACTCAGACTCGTGAGCCAAGGAGAATGCC CTTCTTCTCAGAGTAACTGCCCGACTGCCTGCCCCTTTAACTACGACCCGGTGTGTGGCAGCAACGGCAGGACCTACCCCAACGAGTGCGCTTTGGAGGGTGACAAGTGTTCGGTCCGAGGACTCACACTCAGCCACAGGGGAGAAT GCTAG
- the LOC125027339 gene encoding turripeptide Ici9.1-like, which produces MARFSLALGLLVVVLTASSVCLADSPNTSSGCPLVACSSRYDPVCASDGRTYLNECVLESTACFNPELRFVRPGNCR; this is translated from the exons ATGGCCagattctctctcgccctcgggCTGCTCGTGGTAGTATTGACGGCGTCTTCCGTCTGCCTAG CCGATTCTCCGAACACAAGCAGTGGCTGTCCCTTAGTCGCCTGCTCCTCGAGATACGACCCTGTTTGCGCCAGCGACGGGAGGACGTACCTCAATGAGTGCGTTCTGGAGTCGACCGCGTGCTTCAACCCGGAACTGAGATTCGTGAGACCAGGGAACTGCC GCTAG
- the LOC125026969 gene encoding serine protease HTRA1-like — MDTEYRNKDKYIIFTILGKTRGSKYRKIYLYPQTDGSWKFPTQQIGPPKSIILSSGSLGFSPQLVPGSCVERSTSLLSNPTVMARFSLAFGLLVVALVASAEARSPIPPRFRPGSNCVSIGCPAIYAPVCGSDGKTYASRCNLEAAKCWNPRLRFVGSGQCR, encoded by the exons ATGGACAcagaatatagaaataaagataaatacataat TTTCACAATTCTAGGAAAAACCCGAGGGAGTAAATATAGAAAGATTTATCTCTATCCTCAGACTGACGGATCGTGGAAATTCCCCACTCAGCAAATTGGTCCTCCGAAATCTATTATTTTATCGTCAGGATCCCTTGGCTTTTCACCACAGTTGGTTCCAGGCTCTTGCGTCGAGCGGTCAACCTCCCTGCTTTCGAATCC GACAGTCATGGCAAGATTCTCTCTCGCCTTCGGGCTGCTCGTGGTGGCACTGGTGGCGTCTGCTGAGGCCAGGAGCCCCATCCCCCCAA GATTCAGGCCGGGCTCTAACTGTGTCTCCATCGGCTGTCCCGCCATCTACGCCCCTGTTTGCGGCAGCGACGGGAAGACGTACGCCAGTCGGTGCAATCTGGAGGCGGCGAAGTGCTGGAACCCGCGACTGAGATTCGTGGGGTCGGGACAGTGTC GCTAG
- the LOC125026968 gene encoding uncharacterized protein LOC125026968, which translates to MPSTKEDVLLRRAVSLPASVYFPDSHGQNLSRLRAARGGTDRVCRGQEPHIPRNQAGLRLRLHLLPRHLRPRLRQRQEDVPESVQPGGGQMLEPAAETRGAGSVSR; encoded by the exons ATGCCGTCGACCAAGGAAGATGT GCTCTTGCGTCGCGCGGTCAGCCTCCCTGCTTCCGTTTACTTTCCG GACAGTCATGGCCAGAATCTCTCTCGCCTTCGGGCTGCTCGTGGTGGCACTGATAGGGTCTGCCGAGGCCAGGAGCCCCATATTCCCAG GAATCAGGCCGGGCTACGACTGCGGCTTCATCTATTGCCCCGCCATCTACGCCCCCGTTTGCGGCAGCGACAGGAGGACGTACCCGAGTCGGTGCAACCTGGAGGTGGCCAGATGCTGGAACCCGCGGCTGAGACTCGTGGGGCCGGGAGTGTGTCGC GCTAG